A part of Rhodamnia argentea isolate NSW1041297 chromosome 8, ASM2092103v1, whole genome shotgun sequence genomic DNA contains:
- the LOC115755687 gene encoding protein FAF-like, chloroplastic produces the protein MSPSLGKSIPLPPAFRIDDEVRAAEKQGIVFILGSDCERPKNASLRRTLSADMSSRKWLAQNGFSPIKKTASSEELLASIADSSSFSEEDDNHAQKDGEGRGQLDIWNSIQEAKKQDAEKCTWSSILSHKLEDSKSLPPPYFHPLVKRSTSSLSEKSLQICTESLGSETGSDGFSSYPPSEVGDMEDAKAEEHEPLQQEGMPPQSFGLEEFDAIKYNFASTKKIQPRSFPPPLPSLSREDGASLSVHSRRDNGRLVLEAVSISSEKHFQAQREDGRLVLTFVNSVSSGEEIYDGEEVDDEETENMSMELNEDAESFYGNSDEEEEESEEDDREKENPEEAEELEFARISNGRGAREMAFVMEQTPNMSSGVINVHKLALLMNKPICPPNRSSTWQSKFDKVANYDEEEDEALPLKESLPLRAPVARMLSTQSLSPQSAPAAASFNAYEYFWRAKPMTTAGISPITLQFPSQKNCSNNSYIMSKYAKPNEPQEAMLVKGNEAYYLTSCNKPRSTLFLWEPKCIATS, from the coding sequence ATGTCACCTTCTCTTGGCAAGAGCATACCTCTGCCTCCCGCCTTCCGAATCGACGATGAGGTCAGAGCTGCTGAGAAGCAGGGTATTGTCTTTATTCTCGGGTCAGACTGCGAGAGACCCAAGAATGCTTCCCTTCGCAGGACGCTCTCTGCTGATATGTCGTCCAGGAAGTGGCTTGCCCAGAATGGTTTCTCTCCAATAAAGAAGACTGCGTCATCTGAAGAGCTTCTGGCCTCGATCGCTGATTCATCTTCTTTCTCGGAAGAAGACGACAACCATGCACAGAAGGATGGCGAAGGAAGAGGCCAGCTTGACATTTGGAACTCCATCCAGGAAGCAAAGAAACAGGACGCTGAGAAGTGCACCTGGAGCTCAATTCTGTCTCATAAGCTCGAGGATTCGAAGTCCCTTCCCCCACCTTATTTTCACCCTCTGGTAAAGAGATCCACGAGCTCTTTGAGCGAGAAGAGCCTTCAGATTTGCACTGAGAGCCTTGGATCCGAGACTGGCTCTGATGGGTTCTCCTCATACCCGCCATCAGAAGTCGGAGACATGGAAGATGCTAAGGCAGAAGAGCACGAGCCACTTCAACAAGAAGGGATGCCGCCGCAGAGTTTTGGCCTGGAAGAATTCGATGCCATCAAGTACAATTTTGCCTCTACTAAGAAGATCCAACCTCGATCTTTCCCTCCCCCTTTACCTTCCCTGTCTCGAGAAGATGGGGCATCCCTCTCGGTGCACTCTCGCCGTGACAATGGACGGCTAGTCCTTGAAGCTGTCTCCATTTCATCCGAGAAACATTTCCAAGCCCAACGGGAAGATGGCCGTCTCGTTCTTACATTTGTGAACAGTGTTTCGTCTGGCGAAGAAATCTATGATGGGGAGGAAGTAGATGATGAAGAGACTGAGAACATGTCGATGGAGTTAAATGAAGATGCCGAGAGTTTCTATGGAAATAGcgatgaggaagaggaagaaagcgAAGAGGATGACAGAGAGAAGGAGAATCCAGAGGAGGCAGAGGAACTTGAGTTTGCAAGAATCAGTAACGGTCGTGGCGCTAGGGAGATGGCGTTTGTCATGGAACAAACTCCCAATATGTCAAGCGGAGTGATAAATGTCCATAAGCTAGCACTCCTGATGAACAAGCCAATCTGTCCACCTAATAGAAGCTCGACTTGGCAGAGCAAGTTCGATAAAGTGGCTAACTACGACGAGGAGGAAGACGAGGCGCTCCCACTCAAGGAATCACTCCCCCTGCGGGCTCCAGTGGCTAGGATGCTATCGACGCAATCGCTGTCACCCCAATCTGCGCCAGCAGCAGCTTCCTTCAATGCATACGAGTACTTTTGGCGAGCCAAGCCCATGACCACTGCTGGCATTAGCCCGATCACCCTGCAGTTTCCATCACAGAAGAATTGCAGTAACAACAGCTACATCATGTCCAAGTATGCGAAGCCGAATGAGCCACAGGAAGCAATGCTTGTGAAAGGGAACGAGGCTTATTACTTGACCAGCTGCAATAAGCCTAGGAGCACTCTGTTTCTGTGGGAGCCCAAGTGCATTGCCACATCCTGA
- the LOC115755689 gene encoding alpha-galactosidase 1-like: MVRRLWSDGVLLAVLIACVWWPLATGGAPGGASKARVDLRSPKYLHYKQEYRRNLLSNGLGVTPPMGWNSWNHFACAVNETIIRETADAMVSTGLSKLGYEYVNIDDCWAEIARDYNGNLVAKNTTFPSGIKALADYVHGKGLKLGIYSDAGYFTCSKTMPGSLRREEQDAKTFASWGIDYLKYDNCNNDGTKPTVRYPIMTRALMKAGRPIFFSLCEWGDLHPALWGAKLGNSWRTTNDISDTWDSIMSRADLNEPYAELARPGGWNDPDMLEIGNGGMMKHEYVVHFSIWAISKAPLLLGCDIRNLDKDTAEIISNKEVIAVNQDSLGIQAKKVRSEGDQEVWAGPLTGYRVAVLLVNRGTYRYTVIAHWDDIGLPLDTVVEARDIWEHKTLKNTFVRNITATVDAHSCKMYILKPVS; encoded by the exons aTGGTGAGGAGGCTGTGGAGTGATGGCGTGCTTCTGGCGGTGCTGATCGCGTGCGTGTGGTGGCCATTGGCGACCGGCGGAGCTCCGGGAGGAGCATCGAAGGCGAGGGTAGATTTGAGGTCGCCCAAGTACTTGCACTACAAGCAAGAGTACCGTAGGAACCTGCTCAGCAATGGCCTCGGCGTCACTCCTCCCATGgg GTGGAATAGTTGGAATCACTTCGCGTGTGCGGTGAATGAAACGATAATCAGAGAGACTG ctgaTGCTATGGTTTCTACTGGTCTTTCAAAGCTGGGCTATGAGTATGTCAACATAG atgATTGCTGGGCTGAGATAGCACGTGATTACAAT GGCAATTTAGTAGCCAAGAATACTACATTTCCGTCTGGCATCAAAGCTCTTGCTGACTATGTTCACGGCAAGGGTTTGAAGCTAGGAATTTATTCGGATGCCGG CTATTTTACCTGTAGCAAGACCATGCCTGGATCGCTTCGTCGTGAAGAGCAGGATGCCAAAACCTTTGCATCTTGG GGTATTGATTATTTGAAGTATGATAACTGCAACAACGATGGCACAAAGCCAACGGTCAG ATATCCCATAATGACCCGAGCTCTGATGAAGGCTGGCCGCCCTATTTTCTTCTCACTTTGCGAATG GGGGGATTTGCACCCAGCTCTATGGGGCGCCAAGTTAGGGAACAGCTGGAGGACCACGAATGATATTTCTGATACGTGGGACAG TATAATGTCTAGAGCTGATTTGAATGAACCCTACGCGGAACTTGCCAGGCCTGGTGGCTGGAATG ATCCTGACATGCTTGAAATTGGGAATGGAGGAATGATGAAGCACGAGTACGTAGTTCACTTCAGTATATGGGCTATATCCAAG GCCCCTCTTCTTCTTGGTTGCGATATCCGGAATTTGGACAAGGATACTGCGGAGATAATTTCCAACAAGGAGGTCATTGCAGTGAACCAAG ATTCGCTCGGAATTCAAGCCAAGAAGGTTCGGAGTGAAGGTGATCAAGAG GTCTGGGCTGGGCCTCTCACCGGTTATCGGGTCGCCGTGCTTCTGGTGAACCGAGGCACGTATCGTTATACAGTGATAGCCCACTGGGACGACATTGGACTTCCGCTAGACACTGTTGTCGAAGCCAGAGATATCTGGGAG CACAAGACGTTGAAGAACACATTTGTTAGGAACATCACAGCAACAGTTGACGCTCACTCTTGCAAGATGTACATTCTGAAGCCGGTTTCATAG
- the LOC115755688 gene encoding pyruvate kinase, cytosolic isozyme — translation MANIDIEGILKELPNDGRIPKTKIVCTLGPASRTVPMLEKLLRAGMNVARFNFSHGTHEYHQETLDNLKIAMHNTQILCAVMLDTKGPEIRTGFLKDGKPIQLKEGQEITVTTDYAMKGDMNTITMSYKKLAVDLKPRNTILCADGTITLTVLSCDPASGTVRCRCENTAMLGERKNVNLPGIVVDLPTLTEKDKEDILEWGVPNKIDMIALSFVRKGSDLVNVRKVLGPHAKYIQLMSKVENQEGVINFDEILRETDSFMVARGDLGMEIPVEKIFLAQKMMIYKCNIAGKPVVTATQMLESMIKSPRPTRAEATDVANAVLDGTDCVMLSGESAAGAYPEIAVKIMARICIEAESSLDYGTIFKEMIKSTPLPMSPLESLASSAVRTANKAKAKLIVVLTRGGTTAKLVAKYRPAVPILSVVVPVLTTDSFDWLCTDETPARHSLIYRGLIPLLAEGSAKATDAESTEVILEAALKSATEKGLCKQGDAVVALHRIGAASVIKICLVK, via the exons ATGGCAAACATTGATATTGAAGGAATATTGAAGGAGCTTCCTAATGATGGGCGCATCCCCAAGACTAAGATCGTTTGCACTCTGGGTCCGGCTTCCCGCACGGTGCCAATGTTGGAGAAGCTTCTTAGGGCGGGGATGAATGTTGCTCGGTTCAATTTCTCTCACGGTACACATGAGTATCATCAGGAGACCTTGGACAACCTCAAGATCGCAATGCATAACACCCAGATCCTCTGTGCCGTCATGCTCGACACTAAG GGTCCCGAGATTCGAACCGGTTTCCTCAAGGATGGAAAGCCTATTCAACTGAAGGAAGGCCAAGAAATTACTGTGACTACTGATTATGCCATGAAGGGGGATATGAATACGATCACTATGAGCTACAAAAAGCTGGCTGTGGACTTGAAGCCCAGAAACACCATTCTTTGTGCTGATGGGACGATTACTCTCACCGTCCTGTCTTGTGATCCGGCATCCGGAACTGTCAGGTGCCGCTGTGAGAACACAGCTATGCTTGGAGAGAGGAAAAATGTCAACCTCCCTGGTATTGTGGTGGATCTTCCCACATTGACTGAAAAGGACAAGGAAGACATCCTGGAATGGGGCGTTCCAAACAAGATCGACATGATCGCTCTCTCTTTTGTCCGCAAGGGTTCTGATCTCGTTAATGTTCGGAAAGTTCTTGGCCCTCATGCTAAGTACATACAGTTGATGTCGAAG GTTGAGAACCAGGAAGGAGTGATCAATTTTGATGAGATCCTTCGCGAGACAGACTCGTTCATGGTTGCCCGAGGTGACCTTGGGATGGAGATCCCGGTCGAGAAGATCTTTTTAGCGCAGAAGATGATGATATACAAATGCAATATCGCTGGCAAGCCTGTGGTCACTGCCACTCAGATGCTCGAGTCGATGATCAAGTCTCCCCGGCCTACCCGTGCCGAAGCAACTGATGTGGCAAATGCTGTCCTTGATGGGACTGATTGCGTCATGCTCAGTGGTGAGAGTGCCGCCGGAGCCTACCCAGAGATCGCCGTGAAGATCATGGCCCGCATCTGCATTGAGGCAGAATCCTCTCTCGACTATGGGACCATCTTCAAGGAAATGATAAAGTCGACGCCACTTCCGATGAGCCCATTGGAGAGTCTGGCCTCCTCAGCCGTGCGAACGGCCAACAAGGCAAAAGCGAAGCTCATCGTCGTGCTGACTCGTGGCGGGACAACAGCGAAGCTGGTTGCCAAGTACAGGCCAGCCGTTCCCATTCTGTCAGTGGTGGTCCCGGTTTTGACCACAGACTCGTTTGACTGGCTCTGCACCGACGAAACCCCCGCGAGGCATAGTCTCATATACCGTGGATTGATTCCTTTGCTGGCCGAGGGGTCTGCCAAGGCGACCGACGCGGAATCCACGGAAGTGATACTAGAGGCAGCTCTCAAGTCGGCGACGGAGAAAGGGTTATGCAAGCAGGGCGATGCTGTCGTGGCGCTTCACCGTATCGGGGCCGCGTCGGTTATCAAGATCTGCCTCGTGAAGTGA